The Planctomycetota bacterium DNA window GGAGGCGCCTACCTCCGGGCGGCGGGCGTCGAGACCCTCGCCGACCCCACGGACCACGCCTCCGTGGGCATCGTCGAGGCGTTCCGCAACTTCCACCGCTACGCGCAGCTCTACCGGAAGCTTCAGAGCGCGCTGCGCGCCCTTCGGCCGGACGCCGCGGTCCTCATCGACTCGCCCGATTTCAACCTGCGCTTCGCCGCCCGGGCGGCCGACCACGGCGTTCCCGTGGTCTACTACGTAAGCCCCCAGATCTGGGCCTGGCGCCCGGGCCGCATCCGCGTCATCCGGCGCCTCGTGCGCAAGATGCTCGTCATCCTCGACTTCGAGGAACGCCTCTACCGCGACGCCGGGGTGGACGTGACGTTCGTGGGGCATCCGCTGCTGGACGCGGCGCGGCCCGTGGACCGCGAGGCCGTGCGGCGCGAATTCGGAGGCGATCCCCTGATCGGCCTCCTGCCGGGAAGCCGCGCCTCACAGTTCGCGGCGCTCTTTCCGATCCTGCGGCGCGCGGCGGAGCTCATCGCCCGCGACGTGCCCGGGGCGCGTTTCGTCGTCGCCTGCGCGCCGGCGATCGATCCCCGCCGGGCCGAGGGGGCCGGCTTCGCCGTCGTCCACAACCGCACCCCCGAGGTCATGGCCGCGAGCGACCTTCTCCTGACCGCGTCGGGAACGGCGACCCTGGAAGCGGCGATCTACGGCACTCCCATGATCGTGACCTACCGCCTGAATCCGCTGACGGCGCTCACGCTCGGGCCCCTCATCCGCGTGAAACACTACGCCCTCGTCAACATCGTCGCGGGCCGGGAGATCATGCCGGAGTACTATCAGTTCCGCGCCCGCCCGGAGCTCATCGCGCGCGAGGCGGTCGCGATCCTCAGGGAAGGCCGGCTCCCCGGCATGCGCCGCGCGCTCGAGGAGGTCCGCCGCCGCCTGGGAGAGCCGGGCGCTTCCCTGCGCGCCGCCCGCGAAGTTCTGGCCGTGGCCCGCGAGCGGCGGCGGCCGGGATCCCCCCTTTTTCCGGCCCTCCCCGGTATGCTATAGTGGCCTCCTCGATGAGGCACCTCCGGCGCCTGGCCCCCTACCTCCGCCGCCACCGACGCGCGTACGTTGCGGGACTTTTCCTCGTCGTCCTGGCCGCCGCCTGCGGGGTGGCGGCCCCGATCCTCGTGCGCCATGTCGTCGACCGCCTCGGACCGGGCGCCACGCGGGAACTCGTCCTGGGCTTTTCCGGAGCGATCGTTCTCCTGGCCGTCCTGCGCGGAATCTTCATCTTTTCCAGCCGGTATCTGATCCTGGCCGCCTCCCGCCGGGTCGAGTACGAACTCCGCAACGATCTGTTCGCTCACCTCGAAACGCTTTCCGCCCGCTACTTCGACCTGCATCCGTCCGGGGACCTCTCCTCCCGCATCATCAACGACCTCGACGGCGTCCGGATGATGATCGGCATCGGCATCATGTCCCTGGCTTCCACGGGGCTCTTCTTCGCGGGGGCGCTGGCGGCCATGTTCTCGCTCCACGCGCCTCTGGCGGCGCTGTGCCTCCTGCCCCTGGCCGGCGTGAGCGCCGTCATGGCCTGGACCGGAACCCGGATGCACGCGCTCTCCCTCGACGTCCAGTCCCAGCTCGGATCCCTGGCCGGCCGCGCCCAGGAGAACTTCGCGGGGGCCCGCGTGGTCCGCGCCTTCGCGCGGGAGGAGCACGAGATCGAACGCTTCCGCGAGGCCTCCGACGAATACCGCCGGCGCCAGCTCCGCCTGGCCCGCTGGAGGGCCGGGCAATGGGCGGCGATTCTGGTCCTGGCCGAGGCGGCCCTGGTCGTCACGCTCCTGGTCGGGGGACGCGCGCTCCTGGGCGGCGCGATCACCCTCGGCGTGCTGACCGCCTTCGTCGCCCTCCAGTTTCAGCTCCTGTGGCCCATGATCGCCCTGGGATGGGTCCTCTCGATCGTCCACCGGGGAGCCGCGTGCCTCGGACGCCTGGCCGAGATCTTCGACGCGCGCCCGGACGTGGACGACGCCCGGGCGCGCCCCCTCGAGCGCCCGATCGAGGGACGCATCGAGGCCCGAGGACTCACCTTCGCCTACGCCCCCGACCGGCCGCCCGCCCTGCGGGACCTGACGCTCCGGATCGAACCCGGCTGGAAGGTCGCCCTCGTGGGCCGCACCGGCGCGGGCAAGACGACCTTCGTCCAGCTCCTCCTGCGGCATTATCCCGTCCCCCCGGGAACGCTTTTTGTCGACGGCCGCGACATCGTCGAAATCCCCCGCGCCGAGCTGCGCCGCGCCGTCGGGGCCGTCCCTCAGGATCTTTTTCTCTTCTCCGACCGCCTCCGCGCCAACATCGCCTTCGGAGGCGTGGACGGCGTTCCGGACGGGGCCGTCGAACGCGCGGCGGATCTGTCGCTTCTTTCGGCCGACCTCGAGCAGTTTCCCGACCGCCTCGACCAGATGATCGGCGAGCGCGGCGTGACCCTTTCCGGCGGCCAGAAGCAGCGCGCCGCCCTCGCGCGGGCGATCGTCCGCGAGCCGCGGATCCTCATCCTGGACGACGCGTTCTCCAGCGTGG harbors:
- a CDS encoding ABC transporter ATP-binding protein produces the protein MRHLRRLAPYLRRHRRAYVAGLFLVVLAAACGVAAPILVRHVVDRLGPGATRELVLGFSGAIVLLAVLRGIFIFSSRYLILAASRRVEYELRNDLFAHLETLSARYFDLHPSGDLSSRIINDLDGVRMMIGIGIMSLASTGLFFAGALAAMFSLHAPLAALCLLPLAGVSAVMAWTGTRMHALSLDVQSQLGSLAGRAQENFAGARVVRAFAREEHEIERFREASDEYRRRQLRLARWRAGQWAAILVLAEAALVVTLLVGGRALLGGAITLGVLTAFVALQFQLLWPMIALGWVLSIVHRGAACLGRLAEIFDARPDVDDARARPLERPIEGRIEARGLTFAYAPDRPPALRDLTLRIEPGWKVALVGRTGAGKTTFVQLLLRHYPVPPGTLFVDGRDIVEIPRAELRRAVGAVPQDLFLFSDRLRANIAFGGVDGVPDGAVERAADLSLLSADLEQFPDRLDQMIGERGVTLSGGQKQRAALARAIVREPRILILDDAFSSVDSHTEREIRGRLRDFLRGRTAIIITHRLSAVTDADRIFVLDEGRIVEEGRHDELLARGGVYAELWEAQRLEEELSEAP
- the lpxB gene encoding lipid-A-disaccharide synthase, with the translated sequence MTTILIVAGETSGDLHGANLARALRTLDPSVRLAGAGGAYLRAAGVETLADPTDHASVGIVEAFRNFHRYAQLYRKLQSALRALRPDAAVLIDSPDFNLRFAARAADHGVPVVYYVSPQIWAWRPGRIRVIRRLVRKMLVILDFEERLYRDAGVDVTFVGHPLLDAARPVDREAVRREFGGDPLIGLLPGSRASQFAALFPILRRAAELIARDVPGARFVVACAPAIDPRRAEGAGFAVVHNRTPEVMAASDLLLTASGTATLEAAIYGTPMIVTYRLNPLTALTLGPLIRVKHYALVNIVAGREIMPEYYQFRARPELIAREAVAILREGRLPGMRRALEEVRRRLGEPGASLRAAREVLAVARERRRPGSPLFPALPGML